The Desulfovibrio psychrotolerans genome includes the window AAATTGTTTATTATTTACGCTCGGACCACAGCGAACTGCTGGTGCGCTCCAGCAGGGGGGTGGTAAGCCAGCAGGACCGCCTTGCCAGGCTGTGGGAAAATGTGGAGATTGAACGGGACGGCGGCTTTATTCGCTCCGACCTGCTTATCTACAATGGAACCGACCACACGTTGAACATACCGGGAGAGGCCCGATTTGACGGTCCCGACCTGTTCGGTACCGCTTCCGGAGTGACTGTTTATCTGAATGACAACGTTTTACGCGCCGAAGGCGGAGTGGCCGTAGAGATGCGCATCCGCCAAGGACTGAATGATATTATGGAGGGCAAACCGTAACATGATCCAAAGAATACACACGGAAACACCAGCCACAGGAATGCCGCGTTGCCGGGCTATGCGCTCCCGGACGATGTGCTGCCTGCTGCTGGCAGTCGGCGTTTTTGCCATGGCAATCTGCCTGGCCGGTCCTGCCCGCGCACAGGAGGAAATTCCTGTACGGATAACCTCTGACAAACTTTCCTATGACGCGACCGGACAGAATGTACGTTTTCTGGGCAAGGTGCATGTCACCCATCCGGATGCCCAGCTCTGGGCGGACTCCATAACCGTGGTGCTCTCTTCGTCCGGGAACAGCGGGAAAAAGAAAGAGGAAGCCCCCGCCATGGATGCTGGGCAAATTGAACGCATCATCGCCGAAGGCAGTGTTCGCGTGACCATGCAGGATGGCAAAAATGGCTCCTGTGCCAAGGCTACTTACGATTTGACTACCGGTATTCTGGTCATGGAGGGGCAACCCATACTCCGTGATGGCGAAAACAGCATTCAGGGGCACACCATCAACTTCTACGTCAAAGAGAACAAGAGCGAGGTGCTCGGGTCTTCCGACAAACCCGTGGAAGCCATTTTTACCGCTCCCAAGCGCTTCAACTAGCGGGTCCGCATGTCGTTTCTGGAAGCGGAATCTCTGACCAAGCATTACGGCAAGCACGAAGTGGTGCGCGGCATTTCCCTGAGCATGAAGCAGGGGGAGGTGGTGGGATTGCTCGGCCCCAACGGTGCGGGCAAAACTACCACGTTTTATATGCTCATAGGCATAGTAAAACCTACCAGCGGCCTTGTGCGCTATGACGGCACGGACGTGACGGATTGGCCCTTGCATGAACGCGCACGCGTAGGCCTGAGTTATCTTCCGCAGGAAAGTTCCATTTTCCGCAAGCTCACTGTGCGACAAAATCTGGAGCTTATCTTAGAGCACACGGGACTCCCCATAAACGTGCAGCGAAAGCGGGCCGACATGCTTCTTGAGGAATTTCGCATCACCCGCATAGCGGATTCCATGGCAATGCATCTTTCAGGGGGCGAACGGCGCAGGCTGGAAATAGCCCGCGCACTTATCCGCAAGCCCCGGTTCATTCTGCTGGACGAGCCTTTCGCAGGAATTGACCCTCTGGCCGTGGATGATATTCAGAGCATCATACGCGGGCTCAGCAACCGTGGGATAGGGGTTCTCATTTCGGACCACAATGTGCGCGAGACCCTGAATATCTGCGACCGGGCCTATCTTGTATATGAGGGGCAGATAATCCTTAACGGCACCCCCAGCCAGATAGTGAACGATCCCAAGGCTCGCAGGGTGTATCTGGGAGAAGGATTCTGCCTGTAGGTGTCGTGACTTTTTCCCGACCTTTTTGAATATTTTGCAAGACATTTCTTTCTGATCGCGCAAAAGCCCGTTTTACGGGCTTTTCTCTGTTGCATGGTTAGTGCTTGTATGGCAAAAGGGACTCAGGTTTGCAGTTTTGGAATGCTTCTTGATAGAGGTCCGGACCGCGCTTCCAGCAGCGCGTCAACCCCCTTGATGCACGGCACTACTCCGGGAATATCGTACCTATGGCATTAGAACTACGGCAACAACTCAAGCTCTCCCAGCAGCTGGTTATGACCCCCCAACTGCAGCAGGCAATTAAGCTGCTGCAGCTCTCCCGGCTTGAACTGATGGAAACCGTACAGCAGGAGTTGCTGGAAAATCCCTTTCTGGAAGAATCTGCCGAGAGCATAACGCCCGCTGATGCCACGGAAGCTGCGGAAATACGTTCTGAGGCTGTGGAAGCCTATGATAAGGAGCTTGCCACCAACGCGGACTGGGAAGACTATCTGGGCGATTTTTCCAGTACCAGCAGGCAAACATCCTCCCGAGATGCCGAAATACCTGAAGAGATGACATCGTTTGAAGCGCGACTCACCTCGCGCCCATCGTTGGACGGCCATCTCTCGTGGCAGCTCACGCTTTCCTCCATAACGGAAGAGCAGAGAACCATAGGGGAAGTGATCATCGGCAATATCGGCTCCAACGGCTATTTGCAGGCCACGATGGAGGAAATTGCAGATATGGCCGGGGCCACCGTACCAGAGGTGGAGGTAATGCTGCGCAGGGTACAGCGCTTTGACCCTGTGGGTGTGGCAGCCCGAAGCCCGCAGGAATGCCTGCTGGTGCAGATAGAAGTGCTCGGATATGACCGCGACCCCGTTCTGGTGGAATTGGTGCGCGAACATCTGGAAGACCTTGAAAAGCGCCGCTACAAGCCCCTGTGCCGTAAGTTCCGTATAAACATGGACGATCTGAAGGAATATATCGACCTTATCCTCACGCTCGATCCCATGCCCGGTGCCAGCTTTGGCAGCAGCGAACCGCAGTATGTTTCCCCCGATGTCTTTGTGCACAAGTATGACGGCGAATTTGTCATTATTCTCAACGAAGAAGGACTGCCCAGTCTGCAGTTGAGCGATATTGTGGACTGTCTTCCCACTGTTTCCGGGCCGGATAAGGATTACTTTCAGGAAAAGATGCGCTCTGCCTCGTGGCTCATTAAAAGTCTGCATCAGCGGCAGCGCACCCTGTACAAGGTGATGGAAAGCATCGTCAAATACCAGAGAGGGTTCTTCGAAGAGGGGGTCACCCAGCTTAAGCCGCTCATTCTTAAAGACATTGCAGAAGATATTGGCATGCATGAATCCACGGTGAGCCGCATTACCACCAGTAAGTATGTGTCTACCCCGCACGGTATTTTTGAGCTTAAGTTCTTCTTTAACA containing:
- the lptC gene encoding LPS export ABC transporter periplasmic protein LptC → MRTRHIILLLVAAAVAAAVIHSYVSNRAVTEIRQAVRKGQMGPESAVDLSLRGVELTQGEKGEEVWKLKARGAWYEQAGGVIQVSQPEIVYYLRSDHSELLVRSSRGVVSQQDRLARLWENVEIERDGGFIRSDLLIYNGTDHTLNIPGEARFDGPDLFGTASGVTVYLNDNVLRAEGGVAVEMRIRQGLNDIMEGKP
- a CDS encoding LptA/OstA family protein, whose protein sequence is MAICLAGPARAQEEIPVRITSDKLSYDATGQNVRFLGKVHVTHPDAQLWADSITVVLSSSGNSGKKKEEAPAMDAGQIERIIAEGSVRVTMQDGKNGSCAKATYDLTTGILVMEGQPILRDGENSIQGHTINFYVKENKSEVLGSSDKPVEAIFTAPKRFN
- the lptB gene encoding LPS export ABC transporter ATP-binding protein, encoding MSFLEAESLTKHYGKHEVVRGISLSMKQGEVVGLLGPNGAGKTTTFYMLIGIVKPTSGLVRYDGTDVTDWPLHERARVGLSYLPQESSIFRKLTVRQNLELILEHTGLPINVQRKRADMLLEEFRITRIADSMAMHLSGGERRRLEIARALIRKPRFILLDEPFAGIDPLAVDDIQSIIRGLSNRGIGVLISDHNVRETLNICDRAYLVYEGQIILNGTPSQIVNDPKARRVYLGEGFCL
- the rpoN gene encoding RNA polymerase factor sigma-54 — its product is MALELRQQLKLSQQLVMTPQLQQAIKLLQLSRLELMETVQQELLENPFLEESAESITPADATEAAEIRSEAVEAYDKELATNADWEDYLGDFSSTSRQTSSRDAEIPEEMTSFEARLTSRPSLDGHLSWQLTLSSITEEQRTIGEVIIGNIGSNGYLQATMEEIADMAGATVPEVEVMLRRVQRFDPVGVAARSPQECLLVQIEVLGYDRDPVLVELVREHLEDLEKRRYKPLCRKFRINMDDLKEYIDLILTLDPMPGASFGSSEPQYVSPDVFVHKYDGEFVIILNEEGLPSLQLSDIVDCLPTVSGPDKDYFQEKMRSASWLIKSLHQRQRTLYKVMESIVKYQRGFFEEGVTQLKPLILKDIAEDIGMHESTVSRITTSKYVSTPHGIFELKFFFNSAIGMDDGSSVGSESVKALIRQLVQGEDPRRPLSDERIGEILKEKLQLNIARRTVAKYRTAMDIPSSSKRKSAF